A DNA window from Doryrhamphus excisus isolate RoL2022-K1 chromosome 2, RoL_Dexc_1.0, whole genome shotgun sequence contains the following coding sequences:
- the tor1 gene encoding torsin family 1 isoform X2 encodes MKSAHVGLWLHVLSTAAVLVSAFDPFTTTVVVGVGAALSRSIYNYLHENCDPRWIVFNATGLEASLQTKLFGQHIASHIILKAVSGFVSNDNPKKPLVLSLHGWTGTGKNYVSSLIAESIYKEGMDSKFVHVFTSELHFPHTSQMDTYKTQLQQWIKGNVSSCAQSMFIFDEMDKMHPGLIDSIKPYLDYYDKVDGVSYRRAIFIFLSNAGGENIIQTTLDFWNAGRNREEMELKDLETSLSLSVFNNKRSGLWHTSLIDKNLVDFFVPFLPLEYRHVLQCAEAAMEARGLKPDHAVADKVARDLVYFPKSERVFSVKGCKTIDSKLDFYT; translated from the exons ATGAAAAGTGCACACGTGGGTCTGTGGCTACATGTTTTATCAACCGCCGCTGTGCTTGTTAGCGCATTTGATCCGTTCACGACGACAGTGGTGGTAGGTGTGGGCGCCGCTCTGAGTAGAAGCATTTACAATTACTTACACGAAAACTGCGATCCCAGATGGATCGTCTTCAACGCCACTG GTCTGGAGGCCAGCCTGCAAACCAAACTGTTTGGGCAGCACATCGCGTCGCACATCATCCTGAAGGCAGTGAGTGGCTTCGTGAGCAACGACAACCCCAAGAAGCCGCTGGTGCTCTCCCTGCACGGCTGGACCGGCACGGGCAAGAACTATGTCAGCTCGCTCATCGCAGAGAGCATCTACAAGGAGGGAATGGACAGCAAGTTTGTGCACGTCTTCACGTCTGAGCTGCACTTTCCTCACACCTCTCAGATGGACACCTACAAG ACTCAGCTGCAGCAGTGGATCAAAGGCAACGTCAGCAGCTGCGCTCAGTCCATGTTCATCTTTGACGAGATGGATAAGATGCACCCAGGGCTGATCGACAGCATCAAGCCGTACCTGGACTACTACGACAAGGTGGACGGCGTCTCCTACCGCAGAGCCATCTTCATCTTTCTCAG CAACGCTGGAGGCGAGAACATCATACAGACCACTTTGGATTTCTGGAACGCGGGTCGGAATCGAGAGGAGATGGAGCTGAAGGACCTGGAGACATCGCTCTCTCTGTCTGTGTTCAACAACAAAAGAA GCGGTCTGTGGCACACGAGCCTCATCGACAAAAACCTGGTGGACTTCTTCGTACCCTTCCTGCCGCTGGAGTACAGACACGTGCTGCAGTGCGCCGAGGCCGCCATGGAGGCGAGAGGCCTCAAGCCCGACCACGCCGTGGCAGACAAGGTGGCAAGGGATTTGGTCTACTTCCCCAAATCTGAGCGCGTCTTCTCTGTAAAGGGCTGCAAGACCATCGACAGCAAACTGGACTTCTACACATAG
- the tor1 gene encoding torsin family 1 isoform X1, producing MKLHVFLVTVLLCSGTTEAIEPISTSIAVGMAAALTGFLASYQNIFYYFNECCRPEWIFFNRTGLEASLQTKLFGQHIASHIILKAVSGFVSNDNPKKPLVLSLHGWTGTGKNYVSSLIAESIYKEGMDSKFVHVFTSELHFPHTSQMDTYKTQLQQWIKGNVSSCAQSMFIFDEMDKMHPGLIDSIKPYLDYYDKVDGVSYRRAIFIFLSNAGGENIIQTTLDFWNAGRNREEMELKDLETSLSLSVFNNKRSGLWHTSLIDKNLVDFFVPFLPLEYRHVLQCAEAAMEARGLKPDHAVADKVARDLVYFPKSERVFSVKGCKTIDSKLDFYT from the exons ATGAAGCTGCACGTCTTCCTGGTGACGGTCCTCCTGTGCTCCGGCACCACGGAGGCCATCGAGCCCATCAGTACCAGCATCGCGGTGGGCATGGCAGCAGCTCTAACGGGCTTCTTAGCGAGCTACCAGAACATTTTCTACTACTTCAACGAATGTTGTCGCCCGGAGTGGATATTTTTCAATAGAACAG GTCTGGAGGCCAGCCTGCAAACCAAACTGTTTGGGCAGCACATCGCGTCGCACATCATCCTGAAGGCAGTGAGTGGCTTCGTGAGCAACGACAACCCCAAGAAGCCGCTGGTGCTCTCCCTGCACGGCTGGACCGGCACGGGCAAGAACTATGTCAGCTCGCTCATCGCAGAGAGCATCTACAAGGAGGGAATGGACAGCAAGTTTGTGCACGTCTTCACGTCTGAGCTGCACTTTCCTCACACCTCTCAGATGGACACCTACAAG ACTCAGCTGCAGCAGTGGATCAAAGGCAACGTCAGCAGCTGCGCTCAGTCCATGTTCATCTTTGACGAGATGGATAAGATGCACCCAGGGCTGATCGACAGCATCAAGCCGTACCTGGACTACTACGACAAGGTGGACGGCGTCTCCTACCGCAGAGCCATCTTCATCTTTCTCAG CAACGCTGGAGGCGAGAACATCATACAGACCACTTTGGATTTCTGGAACGCGGGTCGGAATCGAGAGGAGATGGAGCTGAAGGACCTGGAGACATCGCTCTCTCTGTCTGTGTTCAACAACAAAAGAA GCGGTCTGTGGCACACGAGCCTCATCGACAAAAACCTGGTGGACTTCTTCGTACCCTTCCTGCCGCTGGAGTACAGACACGTGCTGCAGTGCGCCGAGGCCGCCATGGAGGCGAGAGGCCTCAAGCCCGACCACGCCGTGGCAGACAAGGTGGCAAGGGATTTGGTCTACTTCCCCAAATCTGAGCGCGTCTTCTCTGTAAAGGGCTGCAAGACCATCGACAGCAAACTGGACTTCTACACATAG
- the ankra2 gene encoding ankyrin repeat family A protein 2 codes for MDSVSGSVSEGCPLGPEDMEGLCVLPHLGTIKTEQSGPVHPEEAGNPNVAMGIKFILPNRFDMNVCSRFVKSLNEEDSKNIQDQVNSDLEVASVLFKAECNIQTSPSPGIQVRHVYTPSTTKHFSPIKQSTTLTNKHRGNEVSSTPLLVHSLSIHQLAAQGEMVFLASRIEQETVINLQDEEGFTPLMWAAAHGQIAVVEFLLQNGADPNFLAKGRESALSLACSKGYTDIVKMLIDCGVDVNEYDWNGGAPLLYAVHGNHVRCVELLLESGADPTVESDSGFNPMDMAVAMGHRNVQQVMEGHLLRLLMAIRE; via the exons ATGGACAGTGTGTCCGGGTCGGTTTCGGAGGGCTGCCCCCTTGGCCCCGAGGACATGGAGGGCCTGTGTGTCTTGCCACACTTGGGCACAATCAAGACGGAGCAGTCGGGGCCCGTTCACCCGGAAGAGGCCGGCAACCCCAACGTTGCCATGGGGATTAAGTTCATCCTGCCCAACCGCTTTGACATGAACGTCTGCTCCCGGTTCGTGAAGTCGCTCAACGAGGAGGACAGCAAGAACATCCAGGACCAGGTAAACTCGGACCTGGAGGTAGCGTCGGTTCTCTTCAAAG CTGAGTGCAACATCCAGACTTCACCCTCACCGGGGATCCAAGTGCGCCATGTTTACACTCCATCCACCACCAAACACTTCTCCCCCATCAAGCAGTCCACCACCCTCACCAACAAGCACCGCGGCAACGAGGTGTCCTCCACGCCTCTCCTGGTTCATT ctctatccatccatcagctGGCAGCTCAAGGTGAAATGGTCTTCCTGGCCAGCAGGATCGAACAAG AAACGGTGATCAACCTGCAGGACGAGGAAGGTTTCACTCCTCTGATGTGGGCGGCTGCACACGGACAAATTGCTGTCGTGGAGTTTCTCCTCCAGAAT GGAGCAGACCCCAACTTCCTGGCCAAAGGCAGGGAGAGCGCTTTGTCCCTGGCGTGCAGTAAAGGATACACGGACATCGTCAAGATGCTCATCGACTGCGGCGTGGACGTCAACGAGTACGACTGG AACGGTGGCGCCCCCTTGCTGTACGCAGTCCACGGGAACCACGTGCGCTGTGTGGAGCTGCTGCTCG AGAGTGGCGCTGATCCCACCGTGGAGTCCGACTCGGGCTTCAACCCCATGGACATGGCCGTGGCCATGGGCCACCGCAACG TTCAACAGGTGATGGAGGGACACCTGCTGAGGTTACTAATGGCCATCAGAgagtga
- the btf3 gene encoding transcription factor BTF3, producing MKETTMNQEKLAKLQAQVRIGGKGSARRKKKVVHRTATADDKKLQFSLKKLGVNNISGIEEVNMFTNQGTVVHFNNPKVQASLAANTFTITGHAETKQLTEMLPGILNQLGADSLTSLRRLAEALPKQATDGKAPIAAVEEEDDEVPDLVENFDEASKDEAN from the exons ATGAAAGAAACAACTATGAATCAAGAAAAATTAGCTAAACTGCAGGCGCAAGTCCGCATTGGTGGAAAG GGTAGCGCCCGGCGAAAGAAGAAGGTGGTCCACAGGACAGCGACGGCGGACGACAAGAAGCTGCAGTTCTCTTTGAAGAAACTGGGCGTGAACAACATCTCCGGCATTGAGGAG GTGAACATGTTCACCAACCAAGGCACAGTGGTCCACTTCAACAACCCCAAAGTTCAGGCATCGCTGGCTGCCAACACCTTCACCATCACAGGACACGCGGAGACAAAGCAGCTCACTGAGATGCTGCCTGGAATCCTCAACCAGCTGGGAGCAGACAGCCTGACCAGCCTGAGGAGGCTGGCTGAGGCCTTGCCCAAACAAG ccacaGATGGAAAAGCGCCAATTGCTGCAGTcgaagaagaagacgacgaaGTTCCAG ATCTGGTGGAGAACTTTGACGAGGCGTCCAAGGATGAGGCCAACTAA